Proteins found in one Nitrospirota bacterium genomic segment:
- a CDS encoding lipopolysaccharide assembly protein LapA domain-containing protein has translation MGPRGWIIIVLIFLVAVFIAQNAALVEVKFLAWSLQLSRVLLLLGAVGAGVAIGFFLGWEVFRRRKRPPSPERPPKA, from the coding sequence ATGGGGCCGCGGGGCTGGATTATCATAGTCCTCATATTCCTGGTCGCGGTATTCATCGCCCAGAACGCCGCCCTGGTGGAAGTGAAGTTCCTTGCCTGGTCGCTTCAGCTCTCCCGTGTCCTCTTGCTCCTGGGCGCGGTGGGCGCGGGGGTGGCCATCGGGTTTTTCCTGGGCTGGGAGGTCTTCAGGCGGCGAAAGAGGCCTCCCTCCCCGGAGCGGCCGCCCAAAGCGTAA
- a CDS encoding 4Fe-4S binding protein — translation MHEAQSILNAVMDMVHAVGHLVPQAGVGGGIEAKESVDMIPLVKFTLIFVASVAGLFGLGLALTARRFAVKIDPRIEEVKGVLAGAHCGACGYPGCEQYAEAVVKNPDVPPNLCTPGGKRATEAVARITGKIPEVTEPKYARVMCQGSWSRARKAFAYEGVADCRAAVLAGGGDKSCRYGCLGYGTCERACPFGAITMSAEHLPVIDMGKCTACGRCAQACPKNVIEILPAGKAVLAACHSTDKGGVVRKNCEVGCIACGKCVKVCPFDAPSIEDNLARIDLEKCRVCGLCVPQCPTGAIAEFLSHRPKAFVTEKCIGCQKCTKICPVDAPSGEKKKMHVIDQSRCIGCGICTAACPVQAIEGTFNTAEVMEAAAAKKAAREAAKQEIPQEAPAA, via the coding sequence ATGCATGAAGCCCAAAGCATACTAAACGCCGTTATGGACATGGTCCACGCCGTGGGCCATCTGGTGCCCCAGGCCGGCGTGGGCGGGGGCATCGAGGCCAAGGAATCCGTGGACATGATTCCGCTGGTGAAGTTTACCCTGATATTCGTGGCCTCGGTGGCCGGCCTGTTCGGACTGGGGCTGGCGCTGACCGCACGGCGCTTCGCGGTGAAGATAGACCCCCGGATAGAGGAGGTCAAGGGAGTGCTGGCCGGCGCCCACTGCGGGGCCTGCGGGTACCCCGGCTGCGAGCAGTACGCCGAGGCGGTGGTCAAGAACCCCGACGTGCCGCCCAACCTGTGCACGCCGGGGGGCAAGAGGGCCACGGAGGCCGTGGCGCGCATCACCGGCAAGATACCGGAGGTCACCGAGCCCAAGTACGCCCGCGTCATGTGCCAGGGCTCATGGAGCAGGGCCCGGAAGGCCTTCGCCTACGAGGGAGTGGCCGACTGCCGGGCCGCGGTCCTGGCCGGCGGCGGGGACAAGTCCTGCCGCTACGGGTGCCTGGGCTACGGTACCTGCGAGAGGGCCTGCCCCTTCGGGGCCATCACCATGAGCGCGGAGCACCTGCCCGTCATAGACATGGGCAAGTGCACCGCGTGCGGCCGCTGCGCGCAGGCCTGCCCCAAGAACGTGATAGAGATACTCCCGGCGGGCAAGGCGGTCCTGGCCGCCTGCCACTCCACGGACAAGGGCGGGGTGGTCAGGAAGAACTGCGAGGTGGGCTGCATCGCCTGCGGCAAGTGCGTGAAGGTCTGCCCCTTCGACGCGCCCTCCATCGAGGACAACCTCGCCCGGATAGACCTGGAGAAGTGCCGGGTTTGCGGCCTCTGCGTGCCGCAGTGCCCCACGGGGGCCATCGCCGAGTTCCTGTCGCACAGGCCCAAGGCCTTCGTGACGGAGAAGTGCATCGGCTGCCAGAAGTGCACCAAGATATGCCCCGTGGACGCCCCCAGCGGCGAGAAGAAGAAGATGCACGTCATCGACCAGTCCCGGTGCATCGGCTGCGGCATCTGCACGGCCGCCTGCCCCGTACAGGCCATAGAGGGCACCTTCAACACCGCGGAGGTCATGGAGGCAGCCGCGGCCAAGAAGGCAGCCCGGGAGGCGGCCAAACAGGAGATTCCCCAGGAGGCCCCCGCCGCCTGA
- a CDS encoding Rnf-Nqr domain containing protein encodes MGEFSKLFELFLAASLINNFVFTRFLGLCIFFGVSKKMETAVGMSVTFTAVMVISAALSWLIWTYAMVPLGLQFLKIVVFIGVVAAFVQASDTILRKISPGLYYKLGVYLALIATNCIILAVPLINAGEHYSFLESLAFGLGSGLGFALALIIMASIRERLELAQVPRPFRGTAMAFVTAALIALAFTGFSGLITL; translated from the coding sequence ATGGGAGAGTTCAGCAAACTGTTTGAGCTGTTTCTGGCGGCCTCACTCATAAACAACTTCGTGTTCACGAGGTTTCTGGGGCTGTGCATCTTCTTCGGCGTTTCCAAGAAGATGGAGACCGCCGTGGGGATGAGCGTCACCTTTACGGCGGTGATGGTCATCTCGGCCGCCCTGTCGTGGCTTATCTGGACGTATGCCATGGTGCCCCTGGGGCTTCAGTTTCTGAAGATAGTCGTCTTCATCGGCGTCGTGGCCGCCTTCGTGCAGGCCTCCGACACCATCCTGAGGAAAATCTCCCCCGGGCTATACTACAAGCTGGGGGTCTACCTGGCCCTCATCGCCACCAACTGCATCATCCTGGCCGTCCCCCTCATCAACGCCGGGGAGCACTACAGCTTTCTGGAAAGCCTCGCCTTCGGCCTGGGCTCGGGCCTGGGTTTCGCCCTGGCCCTTATCATCATGGCCAGCATCCGGGAGCGGCTTGAGCTGGCCCAGGTGCCCCGGCCCTTCAGGGGCACGGCCATGGCCTTTGTGACGGCGGCCCTTATCGCGCTGGCCTTCACGGGCTTCTCCGGGCTCATCACCCTGTAG
- the rsxE gene encoding electron transport complex subunit RsxE, with protein sequence MATDMTNWQLIKNGIFAENTIFKLAISLCPAIAVTNSVKNGFFMGVAVLAVQTLVNGTVGALRNYIHPRIRIPIFMLIISGWVSVIDMTMAAFVRDVYREVGLYIELIVAFASILAHAETFASKNKTVPSIFDGIGMGTGFLVALVIISFFRELLGKGTVWNFPIVHFKPMLIMILPTGGFIAVGFLIGFFNWIEMRFFGGKGATSGGGHH encoded by the coding sequence ATGGCCACTGACATGACCAACTGGCAGCTTATCAAAAACGGCATCTTCGCCGAAAACACCATCTTCAAGCTCGCCATCAGCCTCTGCCCGGCCATCGCCGTGACCAACAGCGTCAAGAACGGGTTCTTCATGGGCGTGGCCGTTCTGGCCGTGCAGACACTGGTCAACGGCACGGTGGGGGCCCTGCGCAACTACATCCACCCCCGCATCCGCATCCCCATCTTCATGCTCATCATCTCCGGCTGGGTCTCGGTCATCGACATGACCATGGCGGCGTTCGTCCGGGACGTCTACCGGGAGGTGGGGCTGTACATCGAGCTGATCGTGGCCTTCGCCTCCATCCTGGCCCACGCCGAGACTTTCGCGAGCAAGAACAAGACCGTCCCCAGCATCTTCGACGGCATCGGCATGGGCACGGGGTTTCTGGTGGCCCTGGTCATCATCAGTTTTTTCAGGGAGCTTCTGGGGAAGGGCACGGTCTGGAATTTCCCCATCGTGCACTTCAAGCCCATGCTCATCATGATTCTGCCCACCGGGGGCTTTATCGCCGTGGGCTTCCTCATCGGCTTTTTCAACTGGATTGAGATGCGCTTCTTCGGCGGCAAGGGCGCCACGAGCGGCGGCGGCCACCACTAA
- a CDS encoding FMN-binding protein has product MTTKDLIKITLNLVIAYIVGGVLLGFVYGKTSPIIFQKNKEEKEAALKQMMPMHLIMNVPEAYVPEVKKIVPALGPVATSQAADNQVTLNARVNMYQDTQEKLIKRLKKKFDARDLEEFSGNKVEKAGDWEVHEQHAEYYKVFRDGALEGYIVQTFGKGYSSYINILVALDRDFTVQKISILHHAETPGLGDDITLPWFKDQFRGKDMGHLEVIKGETKDKIQAITGATISSRAVTNAVRDAVSLAEKKFGSGAGAVAEGGSSDGH; this is encoded by the coding sequence ATGACAACGAAAGACCTCATAAAAATCACCTTGAACCTGGTCATCGCCTACATCGTGGGGGGCGTGCTCCTGGGGTTCGTCTACGGCAAGACCTCTCCCATCATCTTCCAGAAGAACAAGGAGGAGAAGGAGGCCGCCCTCAAGCAGATGATGCCCATGCACCTCATCATGAACGTGCCGGAGGCCTACGTCCCGGAGGTCAAGAAAATCGTGCCGGCCCTGGGCCCCGTGGCCACCTCCCAGGCCGCGGACAACCAAGTGACGCTGAACGCCCGGGTCAATATGTACCAGGACACCCAGGAGAAGCTCATCAAGCGCCTGAAGAAGAAGTTCGACGCCCGGGACCTGGAGGAGTTCTCCGGAAACAAGGTCGAAAAGGCCGGCGACTGGGAGGTCCACGAACAGCACGCCGAATATTACAAAGTCTTCCGGGACGGAGCGCTCGAGGGGTACATCGTGCAGACCTTCGGAAAGGGATATTCAAGCTACATAAACATCCTGGTGGCCCTGGACCGGGACTTCACCGTGCAGAAGATCAGCATCCTTCATCATGCCGAGACCCCGGGGCTGGGCGACGATATCACACTGCCCTGGTTCAAGGACCAGTTCAGGGGCAAGGACATGGGGCATCTCGAGGTGATAAAGGGCGAGACGAAGGACAAGATTCAGGCCATCACCGGGGCGACCATATCCTCCCGGGCGGTGACCAACGCGGTGCGCGACGCCGTCTCGCTGGCTGAGAAAAAATTCGGAAGCGGCGCCGGGGCCGTCGCCGAGGGAGGGTCGTCCGATGGCCACTGA
- a CDS encoding RnfABCDGE type electron transport complex subunit D — translation MEAAKSPRELIVSVSPHVKSEDSVAKIMWTVNLSLLPAFAGSVYFFGWRALYVTALCIVAALFGEWLVEKLTSRPMTLSDGSAFLTGLLLGMNLPPSSPAYIAIIGSLVAVMVAKQMFGGLGFNIFNPALMGRAFVLITWPRAMTTWTAPVASLGAVDAQTTATPLGLLKEEGLHKLLEVFGSKSALYMHLFVGNRAGSLGETSVLLLLIGAAILLLKRYITWHIPLSFVATVGVLTWIFGTNPETGGLALFGGDPLIHLMSGGLILGAFFMATDYVTVPTIKAGQVIFGVGCGILTVIIRLWGGFPEGVMFSILLMNCFAPLIDRRMRSRIFGYRKVEAA, via the coding sequence ATGGAAGCGGCCAAGAGCCCCAGAGAGCTTATCGTCTCCGTCAGCCCTCACGTCAAGAGCGAGGACTCGGTGGCGAAGATCATGTGGACGGTGAACCTGTCCCTGCTGCCGGCGTTCGCCGGCTCGGTGTACTTCTTCGGCTGGAGGGCCCTGTACGTCACCGCTCTGTGCATCGTGGCCGCCCTGTTCGGCGAGTGGCTGGTGGAGAAGCTCACCAGCCGTCCCATGACCCTCTCGGACGGAAGCGCGTTTCTCACGGGCCTGCTCCTGGGGATGAACCTTCCCCCCTCGTCCCCCGCCTACATCGCCATCATCGGCTCGCTCGTGGCGGTGATGGTGGCGAAGCAGATGTTCGGGGGACTGGGGTTCAACATCTTCAACCCGGCCCTGATGGGCAGGGCCTTCGTGCTCATCACCTGGCCCCGGGCCATGACCACCTGGACGGCCCCGGTGGCCAGCCTGGGCGCCGTGGACGCCCAGACGACGGCCACCCCCCTGGGGCTCCTCAAGGAAGAGGGGCTGCACAAGCTGCTGGAGGTCTTCGGGAGCAAGTCGGCGCTGTACATGCACCTGTTCGTCGGCAACAGGGCGGGAAGCCTGGGGGAGACCTCGGTCCTGCTTCTGCTTATCGGGGCGGCCATTTTACTTTTGAAGAGATACATCACCTGGCACATCCCCCTGTCCTTCGTGGCCACGGTGGGGGTGCTTACCTGGATATTCGGCACCAACCCCGAGACGGGCGGCCTGGCCCTCTTCGGCGGCGACCCGCTCATCCACCTCATGAGCGGCGGCCTCATCCTGGGGGCCTTCTTCATGGCCACCGACTACGTCACCGTGCCCACCATCAAGGCCGGGCAGGTCATCTTTGGCGTGGGCTGCGGCATTCTCACCGTCATTATCCGCCTTTGGGGCGGGTTCCCCGAGGGCGTGATGTTTTCCATCCTGCTCATGAACTGCTTCGCCCCCCTCATCGACCGGAGGATGCGCAGCCGCATCTTCGGGTACCGCAAGGTGGAGGCCGCATGA
- the rsxC gene encoding electron transport complex subunit RsxC has protein sequence MALATFKGGIHPPGRKELSKAHPIERAKPPKQVAVPLSQHIGAPCKPVVKPGDTVKLGQVVGEAEAFVSAPVHASVSGKVRAIAEYPNPMGRLVPCVVIESDGEDAWVDLVEDADYLSLSPERIKEKIRQAGIVGMGGATFPTAVKLSPPKEKPVDVVMLNGAECEPYLTADYRLMMERPGEVLEGLKILMRALGVKKGFVGIEDNKPDAVEAMREAAASLADVEVCPLEVKYPQGAEKMLIKAITGREVPNKGGLPMDVGVVVQNVGTALAIHNAVRYGKPLVERVVTVTGRGVAEPRNLMVRVGTMVSEVIEQCGGLTEAAKVISGGPMMGFALSTLEMPVTKGTSGLLALTEGEVVHARDFKPCIRCGRCVDICPMGLMPSMLSVLSEAGQYEECKDYNLFDCFECGSCAYVCPSKRPIVQFVRLAKSMTKPG, from the coding sequence ATGGCATTAGCGACCTTTAAAGGCGGCATTCATCCGCCCGGCAGGAAAGAGCTTTCAAAGGCTCACCCGATAGAGCGGGCCAAGCCTCCCAAGCAGGTGGCCGTTCCTCTGAGCCAGCACATCGGCGCCCCGTGCAAGCCCGTGGTGAAGCCTGGAGACACCGTCAAGCTGGGCCAGGTGGTGGGAGAGGCGGAGGCATTTGTCTCCGCACCCGTACACGCCTCGGTCTCCGGCAAGGTCAGGGCCATCGCCGAGTACCCCAACCCCATGGGCCGCCTGGTGCCCTGTGTCGTCATCGAAAGCGACGGCGAGGACGCCTGGGTCGACCTGGTGGAGGACGCCGATTACCTCAGCCTCTCGCCCGAGAGGATAAAGGAGAAGATCAGGCAGGCCGGCATCGTGGGCATGGGAGGGGCGACCTTCCCCACGGCGGTGAAACTCTCTCCTCCCAAGGAGAAGCCCGTGGACGTGGTGATGCTCAACGGCGCGGAGTGCGAGCCCTATCTTACCGCGGACTACCGCCTGATGATGGAGCGGCCCGGGGAGGTGCTGGAGGGCCTGAAGATACTCATGCGCGCCCTGGGCGTAAAGAAGGGTTTTGTGGGCATCGAGGACAACAAGCCCGACGCCGTGGAGGCCATGAGGGAGGCCGCGGCCTCCCTGGCGGACGTGGAGGTCTGCCCCCTGGAGGTCAAGTATCCCCAGGGCGCGGAGAAGATGCTCATAAAGGCCATCACCGGACGGGAGGTTCCCAACAAGGGAGGGCTTCCCATGGACGTGGGCGTGGTGGTGCAGAACGTCGGGACGGCCTTGGCCATCCATAACGCAGTCCGTTACGGCAAGCCCCTCGTCGAGCGCGTTGTCACCGTCACGGGCCGGGGAGTGGCCGAGCCCAGAAACCTGATGGTCCGGGTGGGGACCATGGTCTCCGAGGTCATCGAGCAGTGCGGCGGCCTCACGGAGGCCGCCAAGGTCATCTCCGGCGGCCCCATGATGGGCTTTGCCCTTTCCACGCTGGAGATGCCCGTCACCAAGGGGACGTCGGGCCTGCTTGCCCTCACGGAGGGCGAGGTCGTCCATGCCCGGGACTTCAAGCCCTGCATCCGTTGCGGCCGGTGCGTGGACATCTGCCCCATGGGCCTCATGCCGTCCATGCTCAGCGTTCTCTCGGAGGCCGGCCAGTACGAGGAGTGCAAGGATTACAACCTGTTCGACTGTTTCGAGTGTGGCTCCTGCGCGTATGTGTGCCCGTCGAAGCGGCCCATCGTGCAGTTCGTGCGGCTTGCCAAATCCATGACCAAGCCCGGATAA
- the aat gene encoding leucyl/phenylalanyl-tRNA--protein transferase, whose protein sequence is MPVFLLSEDIAFPPPELAEPDGLLAVGGDLSVKRLLEAYRRGIFPWYSEGTPILWWSPDPRLVLFPREVKVSRSLRQTLRKGAFAVSMDRAFAEVIGACAGVHGRRDGSTWITREMREAYTRLHEQGHAHSVEAWTGGHLAGGLYGVALGGAFFGESMFSLRSDASKVALLALAGHLERWGFDLIDCQVSTEHLKRMGAREIPRRAFLSRLGRALRKRRRPGCWAERFDPALLRAFAAGG, encoded by the coding sequence ATGCCGGTCTTTCTGCTCTCTGAGGATATAGCCTTTCCGCCGCCGGAACTGGCCGAGCCCGACGGGCTTCTGGCCGTGGGCGGCGACCTTTCGGTAAAGCGCCTCCTCGAGGCATACCGCAGGGGGATATTCCCCTGGTACTCCGAAGGCACGCCCATCCTGTGGTGGTCGCCGGACCCGCGGCTCGTGCTTTTTCCCCGGGAGGTCAAGGTCTCCCGGAGTCTCAGGCAGACCCTGAGGAAAGGGGCCTTCGCCGTGAGCATGGACAGGGCCTTTGCCGAGGTTATCGGCGCGTGTGCCGGCGTGCACGGGCGGAGGGACGGGAGCACCTGGATTACCCGCGAGATGCGGGAGGCCTACACGCGCCTGCACGAGCAGGGCCACGCCCACTCGGTGGAGGCCTGGACGGGCGGGCATCTGGCGGGAGGCCTTTACGGGGTGGCCCTGGGAGGGGCGTTCTTCGGCGAGAGCATGTTCAGCCTGAGAAGCGACGCCTCCAAGGTGGCCCTCCTGGCCCTGGCCGGGCACCTGGAGCGATGGGGTTTCGACCTCATCGACTGCCAGGTGAGTACCGAACACCTGAAAAGGATGGGCGCGCGGGAAATCCCCCGCCGGGCCTTCCTCTCGCGGCTCGGCCGGGCCCTCAGGAAACGCCGCCGTCCCGGTTGCTGGGCGGAGCGGTTCGACCCGGCCCTTTTGAGGGCCTTCGCGGCGGGCGGGTGA
- a CDS encoding RND transporter, producing the protein MEKFMEKLTWDIVIILCLTLGLAPYKPPHIWEKLQMLFRGKLVRPLDWFDLLLHGIPWLLLLLKGLYSLRGR; encoded by the coding sequence ATGGAAAAATTCATGGAGAAGCTCACCTGGGACATCGTCATCATCCTCTGCCTTACGCTGGGGCTGGCACCGTACAAACCCCCGCACATCTGGGAGAAGCTCCAGATGCTCTTCCGGGGCAAGCTCGTGAGGCCCCTGGACTGGTTCGACCTCCTCCTGCACGGAATCCCCTGGCTCCTCCTCCTTCTGAAGGGCCTCTACTCCCTGAGGGGCAGGTAG
- a CDS encoding MFS transporter: MKEHRAPLTRTSEQRRLTRLLGFVVFFSVLNSTTFNVAVPDIAAQFGLLPSGVSWVMTSYIIVFAVGTVTYGKLADLYPVRTLITVALVLMSAGSLLGFLARWYPLVVAGRVFQASGGAAVPTLSMLVATHYFPPGLRGRVLGVLASTVALASGAGPILGGYVTGMFHWRYLFLLCTVTLITIPFFRRILPHEEKEGRRFDLPGAALLWAGVSALLVFVTEGVWALLPASFLCLLLFGLHIRRGEGKFLTPAVFRNRRYLGAVLTAFLAMGTVFAFIFVTPIMLRALNGLRAEDIGLTMFPGALSAALLGTAGGKLADRVGSVPVVYMGLLLLVLGFLLLSSLAGLPASRVALALVVSYVGFAFTQSSVAHAVAETLSGLSGESRGKAVPSGIGMGVFNMFFFTSGALSAALLGRLLDLGTTGFSLNPLTPPEGALYGNLYLLLAFSVALAAGLFHFTFRQR; this comes from the coding sequence ATGAAGGAGCACAGGGCCCCCCTCACCCGCACGTCCGAGCAGCGGCGGCTCACCCGTCTTCTGGGCTTCGTCGTTTTCTTCTCTGTCCTGAACAGCACGACGTTCAACGTCGCGGTCCCGGACATCGCGGCCCAGTTCGGCCTTCTGCCCTCCGGGGTGAGCTGGGTGATGACCTCCTACATCATCGTCTTTGCCGTGGGCACGGTGACCTACGGAAAACTGGCCGACCTGTATCCCGTCAGGACCCTCATCACCGTGGCCCTCGTGCTGATGAGCGCGGGCTCCCTGCTGGGCTTCCTTGCCCGGTGGTACCCCCTGGTAGTGGCGGGCCGGGTGTTTCAGGCCAGCGGCGGGGCGGCCGTCCCCACCCTGTCCATGCTGGTAGCCACCCATTACTTTCCCCCGGGCTTGAGGGGACGGGTCCTCGGCGTGCTCGCCTCGACGGTGGCGCTGGCCTCCGGGGCCGGCCCCATCCTGGGCGGGTACGTGACGGGCATGTTTCACTGGCGCTATCTCTTTCTCCTCTGCACCGTCACCCTGATAACCATCCCCTTTTTCCGCCGCATCCTGCCCCACGAGGAGAAAGAGGGGCGCCGGTTCGACCTTCCCGGCGCGGCTCTGCTCTGGGCCGGGGTGTCGGCCCTTCTGGTCTTCGTCACCGAGGGCGTCTGGGCGCTGCTTCCGGCCTCCTTCCTCTGCCTTCTGCTCTTCGGGCTTCACATTCGGCGAGGGGAGGGGAAGTTCCTCACGCCCGCGGTCTTCCGGAACCGGCGGTACCTCGGTGCGGTGCTTACGGCCTTCCTGGCCATGGGCACGGTCTTTGCTTTCATATTCGTGACGCCCATCATGCTCAGGGCCCTTAACGGCCTTCGGGCTGAAGACATAGGGCTTACCATGTTCCCCGGGGCTCTGAGCGCCGCTCTGCTGGGCACGGCCGGAGGGAAGCTTGCCGACCGGGTGGGGAGCGTGCCGGTGGTCTACATGGGGCTCCTGCTCCTGGTCCTGGGCTTTCTGCTCCTGAGCTCCCTGGCCGGCCTTCCCGCCTCGCGCGTAGCCCTGGCCCTCGTGGTCTCCTACGTGGGGTTCGCCTTCACCCAATCCTCGGTGGCCCACGCCGTGGCCGAGACCCTCTCGGGACTCTCCGGCGAAAGCCGCGGGAAGGCCGTGCCCTCGGGCATCGGGATGGGGGTGTTCAACATGTTCTTCTTCACCTCCGGGGCCCTGAGCGCGGCCCTCCTGGGCCGCCTCCTTGACCTCGGGACGACGGGCTTTTCCCTGAACCCCCTCACCCCTCCAGAGGGCGCCCTCTACGGCAACCTCTATCTCCTCCTGGCCTTCTCCGTGGCGCTGGCAGCAGGGCTCTTCCACTTCACCTTCCGCCAACGTTGA
- a CDS encoding cold shock domain-containing protein, giving the protein MALDSIIIMPVPVEVVYKREGLKSEAVEAEIAKRAERLDRYYAGMLSCRVVVDEPHRRHGEGNLYHIQVELLVPGRKLVVTREHPRRHAHEDIFIALKDSFEAAERQLEEYSRVERHEIKTHEAHPHGTVAKLFPEGGYGFIREFGGREIYFHKNSVLDGFESLRVGDEVRFEEEEGEKGPQASTVKKDTHHGHHKPGARGR; this is encoded by the coding sequence TTGGCGCTTGATAGCATCATTATTATGCCGGTGCCGGTGGAGGTAGTCTACAAGCGGGAGGGCCTCAAGAGCGAGGCCGTGGAGGCCGAGATAGCCAAGAGGGCGGAGAGGCTCGACCGCTATTACGCGGGCATGTTGAGCTGCCGCGTCGTCGTGGACGAGCCCCACAGGCGCCACGGCGAGGGCAACCTCTATCACATCCAGGTGGAGCTTCTGGTGCCGGGGAGAAAGCTGGTGGTCACCAGGGAGCACCCCCGCCGCCACGCCCACGAAGACATCTTCATCGCCCTCAAGGACAGCTTCGAGGCGGCCGAGCGGCAGTTGGAGGAGTACTCCCGGGTGGAGCGCCACGAGATAAAGACCCACGAGGCCCATCCCCACGGCACGGTGGCGAAGCTCTTTCCCGAAGGGGGTTACGGCTTTATCCGGGAGTTCGGGGGCAGGGAGATATACTTCCACAAGAACAGCGTCCTGGATGGTTTCGAGAGCCTCCGGGTGGGCGACGAAGTGCGCTTCGAGGAGGAAGAGGGGGAGAAAGGCCCCCAGGCCAGCACCGTCAAGAAGGACACCCACCACGGGCATCACAAGCCCGGGGCCCGGGGCCGCTGA